The proteins below are encoded in one region of Salmo salar chromosome ssa02, Ssal_v3.1, whole genome shotgun sequence:
- the LOC106587227 gene encoding BUB3-interacting and GLEBS motif-containing protein ZNF207 isoform X1, whose product MGRKKKKQMKPWCWYCNRDFDDEKILIQHQKAKHFKCHICHKKLYTGPGLAIHCMQVHKETIDGVPNAIPGRVDIELEIYGMEGIPEKDMQERRRTLEQKQESQKKKQNQDDSDEDDDDDDAPGPSFIQQQMPAAQPQASYVPPMAQPSIPPGARAPGIPPGAYSGMPPMMPGHGVPPMMHGMPPGMHGMPPGMMHGMGGMMPPMMQGMPGMPPGMPPHMGHRPGIPHMAQAPTPAGMPRPAAAAPAAVSKPLFPSAVQMGSHVPNTITASPSSTADSQSAASKPLLSNTPQAQQSASGAVPHSAPSTSSDPPKATFPAYTQSSASSSNPPSNTVAKPPATVTSKPATLTTMSATSKLIHPDEDISLEERRAQLPRYQRNVPRQGQVHMSAPPVAAVGSMMPPQQGMPPQQPGMRHPMHGQYGGPPQGMPGYMQGGMPPYGQGPPMGYQGGPPMGMRPPVMSPAGRY is encoded by the exons ATGGGGCGAAAGAAGAAGAAGCAGATGAAGCCATGGTGCTG GTATTGTAATCGAGATTTCGATGATGAAAAGATCCTCATCCAACATCAAAAGGCCAAACATTTTAAGTGCCATATATGTCACAAGAAGTTGTACACTGGTCCAGGGCTGGCAATCCACTGTATGCAG gttcACAAAGAGACCATCGACGGGGTCCCCAACGCTATACCAGGAAGGGTAGACATAGAATTGGAAATCTATGGCATGGAAGGAATTCCAGAGAAGGATATGCAGGAGAGGAGACGGACATTGGAACAAAAGCAGG AGAGCcagaagaagaagcagaatcAGGATGACTCTGACGAGGATGACGACGATGATGATGCTCCAGGCCCTTCGTTCATTCAGCAACAGATGCCTGCTGCCCAGCCCCAGGCTAGCTACGTCCCTCCCATGGCCCAGCCCAGCATCCCCCCCGGGGCCAGGGCTCCAGGCATACCACCAGGAGCTTACTCAG GAATGCCCCCTATGATGCCAGGTCACGGTGTCCCGCCCATGATGCATGGGATGCCCCCTGGTATGCACGGAATGCCACCAGG CATGATGCACGGGATGGGAGGGATGATGCCTCCAATGATGCAAGGGATGCCCGGTATGCCGCCAG GAATGCCACCTCACATGGGTCACCGTCCTGGTATTCCCCACATGGCCCAGGCCCCCACCCCGGCAGGGATGCCCCGACCCGCAGCAGCTGCCCCTGCTGCCGTCAGCAAGCCCCTGTTCCCCAGCGCAGTACAG ATGGGCTCTCATGTTCCAAACACCATCACAGCCTCTCCCAGTAGCACTGCAGACTCTCAGTCTGCTGCCTCTAAGCCTCTGTTGTCTAACACTCCACAA GCCCAGCAGAGTGCCTCTGGAGCTGTGCCCCACAGcgcgccctccacctcatctgACCCTCCCAAAGCAACATTCCCCGCCTACACCCagtcctctgcctcctcctctaaccccccTAGTAACACCGTAGCCAAGCCCCCTGCCACAGTGACCAGTAAGCCAGCCACCCTCACCACCATGAGTGCAACCAGTAAGTTGATCCACCCTGATGAGGATATCTCACTG GAGGAGCGACGGGCTCAGTTGCCCCGGTACCAGCGTAACGTGCCCAGGCAGGGGCAGGTCCACATGTCTGCCCCTCCTGTGGCGGCTGTGGGCAGCATGATGCCCCCACAGCAGGGCATGCCCCCCCAGCAGCCTGGCATGAGGCACCCTATGCATG gTCAGTATGGTGGTCCCCCCCAGGGCATGCCTGGCTACATGCAGGGCGGGATGCCTCCGTATGGGCAGGGCCCTCCGATGGGATACCAAGGAGGGCCTCCCATGGGCATGAGGCCCCCCGTCATGTCTCCTGCAGGACGATACTGA
- the LOC106587227 gene encoding BUB3-interacting and GLEBS motif-containing protein ZNF207 isoform X2: MGRKKKKQMKPWCWYCNRDFDDEKILIQHQKAKHFKCHICHKKLYTGPGLAIHCMQVHKETIDGVPNAIPGRVDIELEIYGMEGIPEKDMQERRRTLEQKQESQKKKQNQDDSDEDDDDDDAPGPSFIQQQMPAAQPQASYVPPMAQPSIPPGARAPGIPPGAYSGMPPMMPGHGVPPMMHGMPPGMHGMPPGMMHGMGGMMPPMMQGMPGMPPGMPPHMGHRPGIPHMAQAPTPAGMPRPAAAAPAAVSKPLFPSAVQAQQSASGAVPHSAPSTSSDPPKATFPAYTQSSASSSNPPSNTVAKPPATVTSKPATLTTMSATSKLIHPDEDISLEERRAQLPRYQRNVPRQGQVHMSAPPVAAVGSMMPPQQGMPPQQPGMRHPMHGQYGGPPQGMPGYMQGGMPPYGQGPPMGYQGGPPMGMRPPVMSPAGRY, from the exons ATGGGGCGAAAGAAGAAGAAGCAGATGAAGCCATGGTGCTG GTATTGTAATCGAGATTTCGATGATGAAAAGATCCTCATCCAACATCAAAAGGCCAAACATTTTAAGTGCCATATATGTCACAAGAAGTTGTACACTGGTCCAGGGCTGGCAATCCACTGTATGCAG gttcACAAAGAGACCATCGACGGGGTCCCCAACGCTATACCAGGAAGGGTAGACATAGAATTGGAAATCTATGGCATGGAAGGAATTCCAGAGAAGGATATGCAGGAGAGGAGACGGACATTGGAACAAAAGCAGG AGAGCcagaagaagaagcagaatcAGGATGACTCTGACGAGGATGACGACGATGATGATGCTCCAGGCCCTTCGTTCATTCAGCAACAGATGCCTGCTGCCCAGCCCCAGGCTAGCTACGTCCCTCCCATGGCCCAGCCCAGCATCCCCCCCGGGGCCAGGGCTCCAGGCATACCACCAGGAGCTTACTCAG GAATGCCCCCTATGATGCCAGGTCACGGTGTCCCGCCCATGATGCATGGGATGCCCCCTGGTATGCACGGAATGCCACCAGG CATGATGCACGGGATGGGAGGGATGATGCCTCCAATGATGCAAGGGATGCCCGGTATGCCGCCAG GAATGCCACCTCACATGGGTCACCGTCCTGGTATTCCCCACATGGCCCAGGCCCCCACCCCGGCAGGGATGCCCCGACCCGCAGCAGCTGCCCCTGCTGCCGTCAGCAAGCCCCTGTTCCCCAGCGCAGTACAG GCCCAGCAGAGTGCCTCTGGAGCTGTGCCCCACAGcgcgccctccacctcatctgACCCTCCCAAAGCAACATTCCCCGCCTACACCCagtcctctgcctcctcctctaaccccccTAGTAACACCGTAGCCAAGCCCCCTGCCACAGTGACCAGTAAGCCAGCCACCCTCACCACCATGAGTGCAACCAGTAAGTTGATCCACCCTGATGAGGATATCTCACTG GAGGAGCGACGGGCTCAGTTGCCCCGGTACCAGCGTAACGTGCCCAGGCAGGGGCAGGTCCACATGTCTGCCCCTCCTGTGGCGGCTGTGGGCAGCATGATGCCCCCACAGCAGGGCATGCCCCCCCAGCAGCCTGGCATGAGGCACCCTATGCATG gTCAGTATGGTGGTCCCCCCCAGGGCATGCCTGGCTACATGCAGGGCGGGATGCCTCCGTATGGGCAGGGCCCTCCGATGGGATACCAAGGAGGGCCTCCCATGGGCATGAGGCCCCCCGTCATGTCTCCTGCAGGACGATACTGA